In Oryctolagus cuniculus chromosome X, mOryCun1.1, whole genome shotgun sequence, a single window of DNA contains:
- the SNX12 gene encoding sorting nexin-12 isoform X1 has translation MSDTAVADTRRLNSKPQDLTDAYGPPSNFLEIDIFNPQTVGVGRARFTTYEVRMRTNLPIFKLKESCVRRRYSDFEWLKNELERDSKIVVPPLPGKALKRQLPFRGDEGIFEESFIEERRQGLEQFINKIAGHPLAQNERCLHMFLQEEAIDRNYVPGKAPSFIVHKC, from the exons ATGTCGGACACGGCCGTAGCTGACACTCGGCGACTGAACTCGAAGCCGCAGGACCTGACTGATGCTTACGGGCCGCCAAGTAACTTCCTGGAGATCGACATCTTTAATCCACAGACGGTGGGCGTGGGCCGCGCGCGCTTCACCACCTATGAGGTTCGCATGCGG ACCAATCTACCTATCTTCAAACTGAAGGAGTCTTGTGTACGGCGGCGCTACAGTGACTTTGAGTGGCTGAAAAATGAGCTGGAGCGAGATAGTAAG ATTGTAGTACCACCgctgcctgggaaagccttgAAGCGGCAGCTCCCTTTCCGGGGAGATGAAGGGATCTTTGAAGAGTCTTTCATTGAAGAAAGGAGGCAGGGCCTCGAACAGTTTATTAATAA AATTGCTGGGCACCCACTGGCTCAGAATGAACGTTGCCTACACATGTTCCTGCAGGAAGAGGCAATCGACAGGAACTACGTCCCAGGGAAG gctccTTCTTTCATTGTGCACAAGTGCTGA
- the SNX12 gene encoding sorting nexin-12 isoform X2 produces the protein MSDTAVADTRRLNSKPQDLTDAYGPPSNFLEIDIFNPQTVGVGRARFTTYETNLPIFKLKESCVRRRYSDFEWLKNELERDSKIVVPPLPGKALKRQLPFRGDEGIFEESFIEERRQGLEQFINKIAGHPLAQNERCLHMFLQEEAIDRNYVPGKAPSFIVHKC, from the exons ATGTCGGACACGGCCGTAGCTGACACTCGGCGACTGAACTCGAAGCCGCAGGACCTGACTGATGCTTACGGGCCGCCAAGTAACTTCCTGGAGATCGACATCTTTAATCCACAGACGGTGGGCGTGGGCCGCGCGCGCTTCACCACCTATGAG ACCAATCTACCTATCTTCAAACTGAAGGAGTCTTGTGTACGGCGGCGCTACAGTGACTTTGAGTGGCTGAAAAATGAGCTGGAGCGAGATAGTAAG ATTGTAGTACCACCgctgcctgggaaagccttgAAGCGGCAGCTCCCTTTCCGGGGAGATGAAGGGATCTTTGAAGAGTCTTTCATTGAAGAAAGGAGGCAGGGCCTCGAACAGTTTATTAATAA AATTGCTGGGCACCCACTGGCTCAGAATGAACGTTGCCTACACATGTTCCTGCAGGAAGAGGCAATCGACAGGAACTACGTCCCAGGGAAG gctccTTCTTTCATTGTGCACAAGTGCTGA